The DNA sequence GCTATCCTTGCGGCAAGTTCCGGCTCTTCCCAATACCAGACCTGGATCAGCCGCAAGATCGCTTTCCGGTAGATGGACAAAATGTCTTTCATAGTCGAGAGCGCTTCCCGCCACACGCCCCGCTTCGGCGCCAGACGTTTGAAATCTTCGCTTTGAACCACTTTTTTCAGCGCGAACAGATTGTCGTCCACAACCGTGCTACTCAGGATCTTGCGCTGGACAGGTTTCAGGAACAGAAGGCTGGAACAATCCCAAAAGGGCCGTCCCCCCGCTTCCGTCAACCGGAACATGGTGATGTCTTCGGGAGCAAGCGACAAAAAAACGGAGATCCCGAGGGGTTTCATGTAATCGGTCATCATTTGGGAGTGACCGACCGAAAGATAGACCCGGTATTCGCCCTTCTTGCCGGAAGGCACGGGATAGAGGGACGTGACGGGCCGGCTTTGGAGGATGTAGATGTCATTCCCTTCCAAACACCACTCCACATCCTGTTCGGAACCGTAATGCTTTTCGATCCTTCGACCCAATGCCGCCAGCTCCCGAATCTTCGGGTCCGGAAGCGCCTGTTTTTGCCGAAGTTCGGAGGGCAGTTCCCGGACTTCGGTTCCGCCCCCGGCAACGGCATAGACTCCTTTATCCTTATTTGCAATTTGTTTTTCAATGATTTCTTCATCCCGCACCTTGTACAGATCGGCGGTCACAATGCCCGAAACCAGCCCCTCACCCAGTCCGAACCCGGCCTCGATGGAAACGGTGCGCCGATGTCCCGTCACCGGATCCGCGGTAAACATGATTCCGGACACTTCGGGATAAACCATCCGTTGAACGATAACAGACAAGGATACGGATTTGTGATCGAACCCGTTCCTGATGCGGTACACGATGCCCCGGTCCGTAAACAGGGAAGCCCAGCACTTTTTGACCGCTTCCAGGAGCTGCTCTTCCCCCTGGACGTTCAGATAGGTTTCCTGTTGCCCCGCGAAAGAAGCGGCGGGCAAATCTTCGGCGGTGGCGCTGGACCGTACCGCGAAGGCATGATCCGTGCCCAATCGGGTCCAAGCCTGAAGAATCGACTCCCTGATCGGGGTCGGAATGGTGACGGACCGAATGCCCTCACGGATCTTTTGCGCCAAGGCGCAAATCTCATCCAGCTGATCCGGCTGCAACCGGTTCAGCTCGTTCAGCCATCGTTCCATTTCCTGCAATTCATCCGTTATGCGGCGGTAAGCCGCTGTCGTGACGCAAAAACCGGGAGGTACCGGCAAGCCCGCCTTGGCCATTTCCCCCAGATTGGCGCCTTTCCCACCTACATGCGGCAAGCTGTGACGGTCGATTTCCTCAAATTGCAGAACATACTTCATTTTTCCACGTTCCTTTCCGAAAAAATGAAGTCAAGCTTGCTGAGGCTGAGCTTCGCAAAGGATAAAAACCCTACCGACCGCCACTTTGCCGGATCGAAAAAGCCGCGGGAAGGAAGGCTTCCTGCGGCTTTGTGAACACCACGAATCAAACCGTGGCACAGCACGACAATCCCCTCCCTCTCAAAACGCTTACGAGGTTAGCTGACGGATTCGGGTGCTGAGAGTCACCCTACCTGGACGAATCCAGGATTCACCCCGTGCGGCTCACAGAAAAGGCTATGAGCCGCGAGTGGTTCCCCCGCTCCCAAAGTGGGATTCAGCGATTGGAATGGAAATGATTATTTGGTTTGTGGTCTCATCTTACTCCCCGTGCCGCTTGGATGTCAATGGATCGGAAAAGATCGCCTTACCCGCCTCAATGGGCGGAGCTGACCCGTTTCTGAGGGACCGATTGTTCCCGTTTGGGGGTCGTCGGCCGGTTCAATCCCGTCTTGACCCACCAGGCCCCGAACAGAAGGAGGCCCGCGGTCACCAGGAAGAGCCCCCGGATATCAATCCACACCGTCAAAAAGCCGCCCACGATCGGCCCCATCATGTTACCCAGAAATATGGCGCTGGAATTGTAACCGTAGACGGTGCTTTCTTTCCCCGCCGGGGCATGATGCCTGACCAGTGCATGGAGGGACGGCAAAAGTCCTCCCATGCACAGCCCCAGGAGGAAGCGAAGAACCAGCAGTTGCCAGACGGAGGTGACGAAGGCGTGGGGGATAAAGAAGAGGGCCGCGGCGATCATCGCGTAAACCATGACCCGTTCCGACCCGATCCGGTCCCCCAACCGCCCCAGGAAGGGAGAGGCCATCATGTTGGCCATGCCGGTCACCGCCGTCACCAAGCCGGCGAAAAAGGCGATATATCCCCCCGGGGCTCCCAGCCGCTCAACATAAAGGGGCATCTGGGGCTGCGGCCCCAGCATGGCGAACTGAAGCAGAAACCCTGCGGCAAACAGGATGAGCAAGGTGCGCTGATGCAAAATAAAGGATCCGTCGGCGAAAAAGCCGGCGGATTGGCTCTTTTCTTCCGGCAATTTCTCCTCCTTGACGAAAAACAGCACCACCAGGGTGGCGATGCCCAGCAACGTTCCCGTCAGGTAAAAAATCATGCGAAAGCCGATCAATTCGGCGAGGGCTCCTCCGATAAAGGGG is a window from the Planifilum fimeticola genome containing:
- a CDS encoding phosphoenolpyruvate synthase — its product is MKYVLQFEEIDRHSLPHVGGKGANLGEMAKAGLPVPPGFCVTTAAYRRITDELQEMERWLNELNRLQPDQLDEICALAQKIREGIRSVTIPTPIRESILQAWTRLGTDHAFAVRSSATAEDLPAASFAGQQETYLNVQGEEQLLEAVKKCWASLFTDRGIVYRIRNGFDHKSVSLSVIVQRMVYPEVSGIMFTADPVTGHRRTVSIEAGFGLGEGLVSGIVTADLYKVRDEEIIEKQIANKDKGVYAVAGGGTEVRELPSELRQKQALPDPKIRELAALGRRIEKHYGSEQDVEWCLEGNDIYILQSRPVTSLYPVPSGKKGEYRVYLSVGHSQMMTDYMKPLGISVFLSLAPEDITMFRLTEAGGRPFWDCSSLLFLKPVQRKILSSTVVDDNLFALKKVVQSEDFKRLAPKRGVWREALSTMKDILSIYRKAILRLIQVWYWEEPELAARIALTAFEQELDRVKQELLARSGAERIRLIRRHNIFDAMIDPIALTYAGFIAMAVLKKKIKKWLGEEWDSSIEKSPPGNITSEMGLAIGDLADAARPHPEVIRYLERAEDRTFYEGLSEVEGGGAFRKKLDEFMEKFGMRAPGEIDITRVRYREAPTMLVPSILSHLKSNAPGEHREKFKRGEKQAQEAIRSLLQRVKATRGGTRKAKKLARLIAMYRNTVGIRELPKYIIIRYLGLYRETILEEAKALVVKGILDQTEDVYYLTLEELISLLESRLNKDEARKRICSRKASEEIYRKLYPPLVITSEGETFSADFVSDKAPPGALTGIPASSGVAEGYVRVVCRLEDGKLNKGEILVAPYTDPGWTPLFHSAKALVTEVGGMMTHGSVVAREYGIPAVVSVKDATRILKDGQYVRVDGTNGYVEILEGEKE
- a CDS encoding MFS transporter; protein product: MELWRRNLYILMGSQFLVMGAMTMIIPFLPLYLQEMGVTDPEKNQMWAGLIFGINFLSAFVMAPVWGSLADKKGRKIMVLRSGFGMSVVMILTGLATSPLQLLLLRLLNGTISGFVPASISLVATNTPRERVGYALGMLQSGGVAGSIMGPFIGGALAELIGFRMIFYLTGTLLGIATLVVLFFVKEEKLPEEKSQSAGFFADGSFILHQRTLLILFAAGFLLQFAMLGPQPQMPLYVERLGAPGGYIAFFAGLVTAVTGMANMMASPFLGRLGDRIGSERVMVYAMIAAALFFIPHAFVTSVWQLLVLRFLLGLCMGGLLPSLHALVRHHAPAGKESTVYGYNSSAIFLGNMMGPIVGGFLTVWIDIRGLFLVTAGLLLFGAWWVKTGLNRPTTPKREQSVPQKRVSSAH